In one Musa acuminata AAA Group cultivar baxijiao chromosome BXJ2-5, Cavendish_Baxijiao_AAA, whole genome shotgun sequence genomic region, the following are encoded:
- the LOC103984787 gene encoding WUSCHEL-related homeobox 8-like: MEWMFAACPAAATGGFAEINNRNMEEGMAAQGASCVQVMTDEQMELLRRQISAYAVICERLVEMHRAVSAQQDAFSGMKLSGLYNDPLVTYGGPKISARQRWTPTHMQLQTLESLFYQGIGTPSKQRIKEIVAELSQHGQISEANVYNWFQNRRARSKRKKTAAAPSNTESESEAKSLVEKKAKTAMAAAYSNLSPSVYDHSPASNGSQGMYEASESSKLSGGSDGMPVYGISISTPSKQP, encoded by the exons ATGGAATGGATGTTCGCTGCTTGTCCTGCTGCTGCTACCGGTGGATTTGCCGAGATCAATAACCGAAACATGGAGGAAGGGATGGCGGCGCAGGGAGCGTCGTGCGTGCAGGTGATGACCGACGAGCAGATGGAGCTCCTGAGGAGACAAATCTCGGCCTATGCTGTCATCTGCGAGCGGCTCGTGGAGATGCACCGGGCCGTCTCGGCACAGCAGGATGCTTTctcag GGATGAAGCTGAGTGGTCTGTATAATGACCCTCTAGTGACGTACGGAGGTCCCAAGATTTCTGCTAGGCAACGCTGGACGCCAACCCATATGCAGCTACAGACTCTTGAGAGCCTATTCTACCAAGGCATTGGAACTCCAAGCAAGCAAAGGATCAAAGAGATTGTTGCTGAGCTCTCACAGCATGGACAAATTTCCGAGGCGAATGTCTACAATTGGTTCCAGAATCGAAGGGCGCGTTCGAAAAGGAAGAAGACCGCTGCAGCGCCGAGCAACACAGAGTCCGAATCTGAGGCTAAATCCCTGGTTGAGAAGAAGGCCAAGACAGCGATGGCAGCTGCATACAGCAACTTGTCCCCTTCAGTTTACGATCATAGCCCAGCTTCTAATGGAAGCCAAGGGATGTATGAAGCATCAGAGAGTTCAAAGCTTTCAGGTGGTTCCGATGGAATGCCAGTTTATGGAATATCTATATCAACCCCAAGTAAGCAGCCATAG
- the LOC135582944 gene encoding ubiquitin domain-containing protein DSK2a-like isoform X1, with amino-acid sequence MAANCDSAEAGGGPPTVTVHVRCTDGSKISVRTALDSTVGAFKAIVAGSSDVPAEQQRLIYKGRILKDDQTLVSYGVESDHTIHLVRAAAPSATSANTAVGNQGASVTSNSNSASGFGGSLFPGMSVNGDAGSETASLFGTGIPELDQMQQQLAQNPNIMTEIMNMPAIQNIINNPDIIQNLFMNNPQLREIIDRNPDLAHVLNDPSTLRQTMEAARNPELMREMMRNTDRAMSNIESSPEGFNMLRRMYETVQEPFLNATTMGGDLGGDAGSNPFAALLGSQAAAQGRERSINSTTGSEPTTGSAPNTDPLPNPWGTNIYLTAGGPQPVNTSSNPASTPGAPVLNGLGSLDLENMVGRMQDSSLLSQVLQNPAMMQMMQNLLSDPQYVNQVLNFNPNMRSLLESNGQLREMLQNPDFLRQLMSPETMQQLLSIQQSLFSHNGRQQSRLEQEQTAGGTGTLNNTGLEFLMNMFGGLGTGGLGDPPTSNVPAEELYATQLSQLQEMGFFDTQENIRALTATAGNVHAAVERLLGNPGQ; translated from the exons ATGGCCGCAAACTGCGATTCCGCCGAGGCAGGCGGTGGGCCTCCCACCGTCACCGTCCACGTACGGTGCACCGACGGCTCCAAGATCTCCGTCAGGACGGCTCTCGACTCGACGGTGGGTGCATTCAAGGCCATCGTAGCCGGGAGCTCCGACGTGCCGGCGGAGCAGCAGCGGCTGATCTACAAGGGCCGGATTTTGAAGGACGATCAAACGCTCGTGAGTTACG GTGTGGAATCTGACCATACCATTCACTTGGTTCGTGCTGCTGCTCCATCAGCCACATCAGCTAACACAGCTGTGGGTAATcaaggagcttcagtaacctcaAATAGCAACTCAGCATCTGGTTTTGGAGGCTCACTTTTTCCAGGTATGAGTGTTAACGGTGACGCAGGTAGTGAGACAGCTAGCCTGTTTGGGACTGGAATTCCAGAACTGGATCAGATGCAGCAGCAGCTAGCTCAGAACCCAAACATAATGACGGAAATTATGAACATGCCTGCCATTCAGAACATTATTAACAACCCAGATATAATCCAGAATCTTTTTATGAACAATCCCCAATTGCGTGAGATCATTGATCGCAATCCTGATCTTGCGCATGTCCTCAATGATCCGAGCACTCTGCGACAGACAATGGAGGCAGCAAGAAATCCTGAACTCATGAGAGAGATGATGCGTAATACAGACAGGGCTATGAGCAACATTGAATCTTCTCCAGAAGGATTCAACATGCTCCGGCGTATGTATGAAACTGTTCAGGAGCCGTTCCTTAATGCGACAACCATGGGAGGAGACTTAGGGGGTGATGCAGGATCAAACCCTTTTGCTGCTCTTCTGGGAAGTCAGGCTGCTGCACAAGGCAGAGAGAGATCGATAAACTCaaccactggttcagaaccaacaACTGGTTCTGCTCCAAATACTGATCCACTCCCCAACCCTTGGGGGACCAATA TTTATTTGACAGCTGGAGGGCCTCAGCCAGTAAATACAAGTTCTAATCCTGCCAGCACACCTGGCGCTCCGGTATTAAATGGGCTTGGTTCACTGGATTTGGAAAACATGGTTGGGAGGATGCAGGATTCGTCCCTATTAAGTCAGGTTTTGCAAAATCCTGCTATGATGCAGATGATGCAAAATCTCCTTTCTGACCCACAGTATGTGAACCAG GTGCTTAATTTCAACCCCAATATGCGTAGTCTGTTGGAATCCAATGGTCAGTTAAGAGAGATGCTGCAAAATCCAGATTTTCTTCGTCAGCTTATGTCTCCTGAAACTATGCAG CAACTTCTATCTATTCAACAATCATTGTTCTCCCACAATGGTCGGCAGCAGTCAAGACT AGAACAAGAGCAGACAGCTGGCGGCACTG GCACGCTGAACAACACCGGGCTTGAATTCTTGATGAACATGTTTGGTGGACTTGGGACAGGAGGTCTTGGTGATCCCCCAACTTCAAATG TGCCAGCGGAAGAGCTTTATGCAACTCAGTTGTCTCAGCTCCAGGAAATGGGTTTCTTTGATACCCAGGAGAACATCCGAGCTCTGACTGCTACTGCAGGGAATGTCCATGCTGCCGTCGAGCGACTCCTGGGGAATCCTGGCCAATAA
- the LOC135582944 gene encoding ubiquitin domain-containing protein DSK2a-like isoform X2, protein MAANCDSAEAGGGPPTVTVHVRCTDGSKISVRTALDSTVGAFKAIVAGSSDVPAEQQRLIYKGRILKDDQTLVSYGVESDHTIHLVRAAAPSATSANTAVGNQGASVTSNSNSASGFGGSLFPGMSVNGDAGSETASLFGTGIPELDQMQQQLAQNPNIMTEIMNMPAIQNIINNPDIIQNLFMNNPQLREIIDRNPDLAHVLNDPSTLRQTMEAARNPELMREMMRNTDRAMSNIESSPEGFNMLRRMYETVQEPFLNATTMGGDLGGDAGSNPFAALLGSQAAAQGRERSINSTTGSEPTTGSAPNTDPLPNPWGTNTGGPQPVNTSSNPASTPGAPVLNGLGSLDLENMVGRMQDSSLLSQVLQNPAMMQMMQNLLSDPQYVNQVLNFNPNMRSLLESNGQLREMLQNPDFLRQLMSPETMQQLLSIQQSLFSHNGRQQSRLEQEQTAGGTGTLNNTGLEFLMNMFGGLGTGGLGDPPTSNVPAEELYATQLSQLQEMGFFDTQENIRALTATAGNVHAAVERLLGNPGQ, encoded by the exons ATGGCCGCAAACTGCGATTCCGCCGAGGCAGGCGGTGGGCCTCCCACCGTCACCGTCCACGTACGGTGCACCGACGGCTCCAAGATCTCCGTCAGGACGGCTCTCGACTCGACGGTGGGTGCATTCAAGGCCATCGTAGCCGGGAGCTCCGACGTGCCGGCGGAGCAGCAGCGGCTGATCTACAAGGGCCGGATTTTGAAGGACGATCAAACGCTCGTGAGTTACG GTGTGGAATCTGACCATACCATTCACTTGGTTCGTGCTGCTGCTCCATCAGCCACATCAGCTAACACAGCTGTGGGTAATcaaggagcttcagtaacctcaAATAGCAACTCAGCATCTGGTTTTGGAGGCTCACTTTTTCCAGGTATGAGTGTTAACGGTGACGCAGGTAGTGAGACAGCTAGCCTGTTTGGGACTGGAATTCCAGAACTGGATCAGATGCAGCAGCAGCTAGCTCAGAACCCAAACATAATGACGGAAATTATGAACATGCCTGCCATTCAGAACATTATTAACAACCCAGATATAATCCAGAATCTTTTTATGAACAATCCCCAATTGCGTGAGATCATTGATCGCAATCCTGATCTTGCGCATGTCCTCAATGATCCGAGCACTCTGCGACAGACAATGGAGGCAGCAAGAAATCCTGAACTCATGAGAGAGATGATGCGTAATACAGACAGGGCTATGAGCAACATTGAATCTTCTCCAGAAGGATTCAACATGCTCCGGCGTATGTATGAAACTGTTCAGGAGCCGTTCCTTAATGCGACAACCATGGGAGGAGACTTAGGGGGTGATGCAGGATCAAACCCTTTTGCTGCTCTTCTGGGAAGTCAGGCTGCTGCACAAGGCAGAGAGAGATCGATAAACTCaaccactggttcagaaccaacaACTGGTTCTGCTCCAAATACTGATCCACTCCCCAACCCTTGGGGGACCAATA CTGGAGGGCCTCAGCCAGTAAATACAAGTTCTAATCCTGCCAGCACACCTGGCGCTCCGGTATTAAATGGGCTTGGTTCACTGGATTTGGAAAACATGGTTGGGAGGATGCAGGATTCGTCCCTATTAAGTCAGGTTTTGCAAAATCCTGCTATGATGCAGATGATGCAAAATCTCCTTTCTGACCCACAGTATGTGAACCAG GTGCTTAATTTCAACCCCAATATGCGTAGTCTGTTGGAATCCAATGGTCAGTTAAGAGAGATGCTGCAAAATCCAGATTTTCTTCGTCAGCTTATGTCTCCTGAAACTATGCAG CAACTTCTATCTATTCAACAATCATTGTTCTCCCACAATGGTCGGCAGCAGTCAAGACT AGAACAAGAGCAGACAGCTGGCGGCACTG GCACGCTGAACAACACCGGGCTTGAATTCTTGATGAACATGTTTGGTGGACTTGGGACAGGAGGTCTTGGTGATCCCCCAACTTCAAATG TGCCAGCGGAAGAGCTTTATGCAACTCAGTTGTCTCAGCTCCAGGAAATGGGTTTCTTTGATACCCAGGAGAACATCCGAGCTCTGACTGCTACTGCAGGGAATGTCCATGCTGCCGTCGAGCGACTCCTGGGGAATCCTGGCCAATAA
- the LOC135582944 gene encoding ubiquitin domain-containing protein DSK2a-like isoform X3 has protein sequence MAANCDSAEAGGGPPTVTVHVRCTDGSKISVRTALDSTVGAFKAIVAGSSDVPAEQQRLIYKGRILKDDQTLVSYGVESDHTIHLVRAAAPSATSANTAVGNQGASVTSNSNSASGFGGSLFPGMSVNGDAGSETASLFGTGIPELDQMQQQLAQNPNIMTEIMNMPAIQNIINNPDIIQNLFMNNPQLREIIDRNPDLAHVLNDPSTLRQTMEAARNPELMREMMRNTDRAMSNIESSPEGFNMLRRMYETVQEPFLNATTMGGDLGGDAGSNPFAALLGSQAAAQGRERSINSTTGSEPTTGSAPNTDPLPNPWGTNIYLTAGGPQPVNTSSNPASTPGAPVLNGLGSLDLENMVGRMQDSSLLSQVLQNPAMMQMMQNLLSDPQYVNQVLNFNPNMRSLLESNGQLREMLQNPDFLRQLMSPETMQQLLSIQQSLFSHNGRQQSRLEQEQTAGGTGTLNNTGLEFLMNMFGGLGTGGLVPAEELYATQLSQLQEMGFFDTQENIRALTATAGNVHAAVERLLGNPGQ, from the exons ATGGCCGCAAACTGCGATTCCGCCGAGGCAGGCGGTGGGCCTCCCACCGTCACCGTCCACGTACGGTGCACCGACGGCTCCAAGATCTCCGTCAGGACGGCTCTCGACTCGACGGTGGGTGCATTCAAGGCCATCGTAGCCGGGAGCTCCGACGTGCCGGCGGAGCAGCAGCGGCTGATCTACAAGGGCCGGATTTTGAAGGACGATCAAACGCTCGTGAGTTACG GTGTGGAATCTGACCATACCATTCACTTGGTTCGTGCTGCTGCTCCATCAGCCACATCAGCTAACACAGCTGTGGGTAATcaaggagcttcagtaacctcaAATAGCAACTCAGCATCTGGTTTTGGAGGCTCACTTTTTCCAGGTATGAGTGTTAACGGTGACGCAGGTAGTGAGACAGCTAGCCTGTTTGGGACTGGAATTCCAGAACTGGATCAGATGCAGCAGCAGCTAGCTCAGAACCCAAACATAATGACGGAAATTATGAACATGCCTGCCATTCAGAACATTATTAACAACCCAGATATAATCCAGAATCTTTTTATGAACAATCCCCAATTGCGTGAGATCATTGATCGCAATCCTGATCTTGCGCATGTCCTCAATGATCCGAGCACTCTGCGACAGACAATGGAGGCAGCAAGAAATCCTGAACTCATGAGAGAGATGATGCGTAATACAGACAGGGCTATGAGCAACATTGAATCTTCTCCAGAAGGATTCAACATGCTCCGGCGTATGTATGAAACTGTTCAGGAGCCGTTCCTTAATGCGACAACCATGGGAGGAGACTTAGGGGGTGATGCAGGATCAAACCCTTTTGCTGCTCTTCTGGGAAGTCAGGCTGCTGCACAAGGCAGAGAGAGATCGATAAACTCaaccactggttcagaaccaacaACTGGTTCTGCTCCAAATACTGATCCACTCCCCAACCCTTGGGGGACCAATA TTTATTTGACAGCTGGAGGGCCTCAGCCAGTAAATACAAGTTCTAATCCTGCCAGCACACCTGGCGCTCCGGTATTAAATGGGCTTGGTTCACTGGATTTGGAAAACATGGTTGGGAGGATGCAGGATTCGTCCCTATTAAGTCAGGTTTTGCAAAATCCTGCTATGATGCAGATGATGCAAAATCTCCTTTCTGACCCACAGTATGTGAACCAG GTGCTTAATTTCAACCCCAATATGCGTAGTCTGTTGGAATCCAATGGTCAGTTAAGAGAGATGCTGCAAAATCCAGATTTTCTTCGTCAGCTTATGTCTCCTGAAACTATGCAG CAACTTCTATCTATTCAACAATCATTGTTCTCCCACAATGGTCGGCAGCAGTCAAGACT AGAACAAGAGCAGACAGCTGGCGGCACTG GCACGCTGAACAACACCGGGCTTGAATTCTTGATGAACATGTTTGGTGGACTTGGGACAGGAGGTCTTG TGCCAGCGGAAGAGCTTTATGCAACTCAGTTGTCTCAGCTCCAGGAAATGGGTTTCTTTGATACCCAGGAGAACATCCGAGCTCTGACTGCTACTGCAGGGAATGTCCATGCTGCCGTCGAGCGACTCCTGGGGAATCCTGGCCAATAA
- the LOC135582944 gene encoding ubiquitin domain-containing protein DSK2a-like isoform X4: MAANCDSAEAGGGPPTVTVHVRCTDGSKISVRTALDSTVGAFKAIVAGSSDVPAEQQRLIYKGRILKDDQTLVSYGVESDHTIHLVRAAAPSATSANTAVGNQGASVTSNSNSASGFGGSLFPGMSVNGDAGSETASLFGTGIPELDQMQQQLAQNPNIMTEIMNMPAIQNIINNPDIIQNLFMNNPQLREIIDRNPDLAHVLNDPSTLRQTMEAARNPELMREMMRNTDRAMSNIESSPEGFNMLRRMYETVQEPFLNATTMGGDLGGDAGSNPFAALLGSQAAAQGRERSINSTTGSEPTTGSAPNTDPLPNPWGTNTGGPQPVNTSSNPASTPGAPVLNGLGSLDLENMVGRMQDSSLLSQVLQNPAMMQMMQNLLSDPQYVNQVLNFNPNMRSLLESNGQLREMLQNPDFLRQLMSPETMQQLLSIQQSLFSHNGRQQSRLEQEQTAGGTGTLNNTGLEFLMNMFGGLGTGGLVPAEELYATQLSQLQEMGFFDTQENIRALTATAGNVHAAVERLLGNPGQ; this comes from the exons ATGGCCGCAAACTGCGATTCCGCCGAGGCAGGCGGTGGGCCTCCCACCGTCACCGTCCACGTACGGTGCACCGACGGCTCCAAGATCTCCGTCAGGACGGCTCTCGACTCGACGGTGGGTGCATTCAAGGCCATCGTAGCCGGGAGCTCCGACGTGCCGGCGGAGCAGCAGCGGCTGATCTACAAGGGCCGGATTTTGAAGGACGATCAAACGCTCGTGAGTTACG GTGTGGAATCTGACCATACCATTCACTTGGTTCGTGCTGCTGCTCCATCAGCCACATCAGCTAACACAGCTGTGGGTAATcaaggagcttcagtaacctcaAATAGCAACTCAGCATCTGGTTTTGGAGGCTCACTTTTTCCAGGTATGAGTGTTAACGGTGACGCAGGTAGTGAGACAGCTAGCCTGTTTGGGACTGGAATTCCAGAACTGGATCAGATGCAGCAGCAGCTAGCTCAGAACCCAAACATAATGACGGAAATTATGAACATGCCTGCCATTCAGAACATTATTAACAACCCAGATATAATCCAGAATCTTTTTATGAACAATCCCCAATTGCGTGAGATCATTGATCGCAATCCTGATCTTGCGCATGTCCTCAATGATCCGAGCACTCTGCGACAGACAATGGAGGCAGCAAGAAATCCTGAACTCATGAGAGAGATGATGCGTAATACAGACAGGGCTATGAGCAACATTGAATCTTCTCCAGAAGGATTCAACATGCTCCGGCGTATGTATGAAACTGTTCAGGAGCCGTTCCTTAATGCGACAACCATGGGAGGAGACTTAGGGGGTGATGCAGGATCAAACCCTTTTGCTGCTCTTCTGGGAAGTCAGGCTGCTGCACAAGGCAGAGAGAGATCGATAAACTCaaccactggttcagaaccaacaACTGGTTCTGCTCCAAATACTGATCCACTCCCCAACCCTTGGGGGACCAATA CTGGAGGGCCTCAGCCAGTAAATACAAGTTCTAATCCTGCCAGCACACCTGGCGCTCCGGTATTAAATGGGCTTGGTTCACTGGATTTGGAAAACATGGTTGGGAGGATGCAGGATTCGTCCCTATTAAGTCAGGTTTTGCAAAATCCTGCTATGATGCAGATGATGCAAAATCTCCTTTCTGACCCACAGTATGTGAACCAG GTGCTTAATTTCAACCCCAATATGCGTAGTCTGTTGGAATCCAATGGTCAGTTAAGAGAGATGCTGCAAAATCCAGATTTTCTTCGTCAGCTTATGTCTCCTGAAACTATGCAG CAACTTCTATCTATTCAACAATCATTGTTCTCCCACAATGGTCGGCAGCAGTCAAGACT AGAACAAGAGCAGACAGCTGGCGGCACTG GCACGCTGAACAACACCGGGCTTGAATTCTTGATGAACATGTTTGGTGGACTTGGGACAGGAGGTCTTG TGCCAGCGGAAGAGCTTTATGCAACTCAGTTGTCTCAGCTCCAGGAAATGGGTTTCTTTGATACCCAGGAGAACATCCGAGCTCTGACTGCTACTGCAGGGAATGTCCATGCTGCCGTCGAGCGACTCCTGGGGAATCCTGGCCAATAA